A genomic segment from Actinomycetota bacterium encodes:
- a CDS encoding transposase, whose protein sequence is LNEILCRWNYVYNYVRPHQSLGYLTPMEFLKAWMEESKDRDGVFTM, encoded by the coding sequence GCTCAACGAGATCCTTTGCAGATGGAATTACGTGTACAATTACGTGAGACCACACCAGAGCCTGGGTTATCTCACCCCCATGGAGTTCCTGAAGGCGTGGATGGAGGAGAGCAAGGATAGGGATGGAGTGTTCACCATGTAG